One Pseudostreptobacillus hongkongensis DNA window includes the following coding sequences:
- the rlmB gene encoding 23S rRNA (guanosine(2251)-2'-O)-methyltransferase RlmB has translation MEKVKGINPVIEVLKSDKNIEKLEVYKGINKTHIKNILDLASKRNLKIFYTDKRDDNSQGVVAYISEYNYYIEFAELLEKELAKEESIIVILDQIQDPRNFGAIIRSCECFGVYGIIMQDRNNVKVTDTVVKSSTGAIEHVGIVQVTNIADTIEKLKKYGYFVYGAEANGDKFYYEENYPKRRALVLGSEGNGMRKRVRESCDSILKIHLKGEINSLNVSVAAGILLSEMSRGDK, from the coding sequence ATGGAAAAAGTTAAAGGGATAAACCCTGTAATAGAAGTATTAAAAAGTGATAAAAATATAGAGAAATTAGAAGTGTATAAAGGGATTAATAAGACACATATAAAGAATATTTTAGATTTAGCAAGTAAAAGAAACTTAAAAATATTCTATACTGACAAAAGAGATGATAATTCTCAAGGAGTTGTCGCATATATTTCAGAATATAATTACTATATAGAATTTGCTGAATTACTTGAAAAAGAACTTGCAAAAGAAGAGTCAATTATAGTTATACTAGATCAAATTCAAGATCCACGTAATTTTGGAGCAATAATAAGATCATGTGAATGTTTTGGTGTTTATGGAATAATTATGCAAGATAGAAATAATGTTAAGGTAACTGATACAGTTGTTAAATCATCTACAGGAGCTATAGAACATGTAGGTATAGTTCAAGTTACAAATATTGCAGATACTATAGAAAAACTTAAAAAATATGGATATTTTGTATACGGAGCAGAAGCTAATGGAGATAAATTCTATTATGAAGAAAATTATCCTAAAAGACGTGCACTAGTTCTTGGAAGTGAAGGTAATGGAATGAGAAAAAGAGTTAGAGAAAGTTGTGATAGTATACTAAAAATACATTTAAAAGGTGAAATAAATTCACTTAATGTATCTGTTGCAGCAGGAATACTTTTATCTGAAATGAGTAGAGGAGACAAATAA
- the leuS gene encoding leucine--tRNA ligase, producing MKNEYISKDIESKWQKIWEENKVFKSENKVEGKKNYYTLEMFAYPSGKLHAGHLRNYTIGDAIARYKKMQGFNVLHPFGWDSFGLPAENAAIDNGAEPSVWTAKNIENMKRQLKLMGLSYDWDREIATFKKDYYKFNQQLFIDMYKKGLVYKKKSYVNWCPDCHTVLANEQVEDGKCWRHSKTDVIQKELSQWYFKITDYAQELLDGHEELKGHWPDQVLAMQKNWIGRSEGVEVEFVLEYNNKNIDIPVFTTRIDTIYGVTYIVLAPEHPLVSEIILKEKPEIKPEIDAMINEDKISREAQDKEKVGIFSGLYVKNPANGENIPLYVANYVLMDYGTGAVMAVPAHDERDFAFSKKYNIAAKAVIKAKNPEHDYDGTKTFLGKGELINSGEFNGINNIEAKDRILEKLSKDGKAKKTVNFKLHDWLISRQRYWGTPIPVIYDEEGNIYLDENLPVELPTDIDFNSGGNPLETSKSFKEVILPNGKKGRRETDTMDTFVDSSWYYLRYLDPKNDNKAFTKEDADSWMPVDQYIGGIEHAVMHLLYSRFFHKVFRDLGYLSSNEPFKNLLTQGMVLDYSFYSQNERRYLFRDEVEFIDNVPYSKKTKEELVTKLEKMSKSKNNGLDPETIFNEYGADATRLFALFAAPPEKELEWNMNGVMGAYRFLNRIYLMVLDTLDILTKEYDKVNLDKRNKEDENLQRKTHLTIKKVTESMEDNFHFNTAIAAIMELLNEITTFKQNVIDANNKSSESDKIFKETMMSVIIMISPFSPHISEELWQACGNANYIFEAKWPEYIEELTHTSEIKMVVQVNGKLRATLDVAANLSQDEMKEIALSNQNVKQNIEDKEIVKIICVGNKLVNIVVKQ from the coding sequence ATGAAGAATGAATATATTTCAAAAGATATAGAGTCTAAATGGCAGAAAATATGGGAAGAAAATAAAGTTTTTAAAAGTGAAAATAAAGTAGAAGGTAAGAAAAATTATTATACACTTGAAATGTTTGCATATCCTTCAGGGAAATTACATGCTGGACATTTAAGAAATTATACTATAGGAGATGCTATAGCTAGATATAAAAAGATGCAAGGATTTAATGTGTTACATCCATTTGGTTGGGATTCATTTGGATTACCTGCAGAAAATGCGGCTATAGATAATGGAGCAGAACCTAGCGTATGGACAGCAAAAAATATAGAAAATATGAAAAGACAGTTAAAATTAATGGGACTTTCTTATGATTGGGATAGAGAAATTGCAACATTTAAAAAGGATTACTATAAATTTAATCAACAATTATTCATAGATATGTATAAAAAAGGATTGGTTTATAAGAAAAAATCTTATGTTAACTGGTGTCCTGATTGTCATACAGTTCTTGCAAATGAGCAAGTTGAAGATGGAAAATGTTGGAGACATAGTAAAACTGATGTAATTCAAAAAGAATTATCTCAATGGTACTTTAAGATAACAGATTATGCACAAGAATTATTAGATGGTCATGAAGAGTTAAAAGGTCATTGGCCTGATCAAGTTCTTGCTATGCAAAAAAACTGGATAGGAAGATCAGAAGGTGTTGAGGTAGAGTTTGTTTTAGAATATAACAATAAAAACATAGATATACCAGTATTTACAACTAGAATTGATACTATTTATGGAGTTACATACATAGTATTAGCACCAGAACATCCATTAGTTTCTGAAATAATACTAAAAGAAAAACCAGAAATTAAACCGGAAATAGATGCTATGATAAACGAAGATAAAATTTCAAGAGAAGCTCAAGATAAAGAAAAAGTTGGAATATTTAGTGGACTTTATGTTAAAAATCCAGCAAATGGAGAAAATATCCCTTTATATGTAGCAAACTATGTTTTAATGGACTATGGAACAGGTGCTGTTATGGCAGTTCCTGCACATGATGAAAGAGATTTTGCTTTTTCTAAAAAATATAATATAGCTGCAAAAGCAGTTATTAAAGCTAAAAATCCAGAACATGATTATGATGGTACAAAAACTTTTTTAGGTAAGGGAGAATTAATAAATTCAGGAGAATTTAATGGAATTAATAATATAGAAGCTAAAGACAGAATATTAGAAAAATTATCTAAAGATGGAAAAGCTAAAAAAACTGTTAATTTCAAATTACATGATTGGTTAATTAGTAGACAAAGATACTGGGGCACTCCAATTCCTGTAATTTATGATGAAGAAGGAAATATATATTTAGATGAAAATTTACCGGTAGAATTACCTACAGATATTGATTTTAATTCAGGAGGTAATCCACTTGAAACATCTAAATCATTTAAAGAGGTTATACTACCTAATGGTAAAAAGGGAAGACGTGAAACTGATACTATGGATACCTTTGTAGATTCTTCATGGTATTATTTAAGATATTTAGATCCTAAAAATGATAATAAAGCATTTACAAAAGAAGATGCAGATAGTTGGATGCCTGTTGATCAGTATATAGGTGGAATAGAGCATGCAGTAATGCACTTGCTATATTCAAGATTCTTCCATAAAGTATTTAGAGACTTAGGATATTTATCTTCAAATGAGCCATTTAAAAATTTATTAACTCAAGGTATGGTTTTAGATTATTCATTCTACTCTCAAAATGAAAGAAGATACCTATTTAGAGATGAAGTAGAATTTATTGATAATGTACCTTATAGTAAAAAAACTAAAGAAGAATTAGTAACTAAACTTGAAAAAATGTCTAAATCTAAGAATAATGGTCTTGATCCAGAAACTATATTCAATGAATATGGTGCAGATGCAACAAGATTATTTGCCCTATTTGCAGCACCACCTGAAAAAGAATTAGAATGGAATATGAATGGTGTTATGGGAGCTTATAGATTCTTAAATAGAATTTACTTAATGGTTTTAGATACATTAGATATATTAACTAAGGAATATGATAAAGTTAACTTAGATAAAAGAAATAAAGAAGATGAAAACTTACAAAGAAAAACACATTTAACTATTAAAAAAGTGACTGAAAGTATGGAAGATAATTTCCACTTTAATACAGCAATTGCAGCTATTATGGAACTTTTAAATGAAATAACTACATTTAAACAAAATGTGATAGATGCAAATAATAAGTCAAGTGAATCTGATAAAATATTTAAAGAAACTATGATGTCTGTAATTATTATGATATCACCATTTTCACCACATATTTCTGAAGAATTATGGCAAGCATGTGGTAATGCAAACTATATATTTGAAGCTAAATGGCCTGAATATATTGAAGAATTAACTCATACAAGTGAGATTAAAATGGTAGTTCAAGTAAATGGAAAATTAAGAGCGACTTTAGATGTTGCTGCTAATTTAAGTCAAGATGAAATGAAAGAAATAGCTTTATCTAATCAAAATGTTAAACAAAATATTGAAGATAAAGAAATTGTTAAGATAATATGTGTAGGAAATAAATTAGTAAATATAGTTGTTAAACAATAA